The Lycium barbarum isolate Lr01 chromosome 12, ASM1917538v2, whole genome shotgun sequence genome includes a region encoding these proteins:
- the LOC132624054 gene encoding uncharacterized protein LOC132624054 isoform X1 has protein sequence MQLVQDRVDNAYILGVETFLDYAFTRLRETQEIRCPCVKCCNASSRTRKMVRSHLIVYGIIESYTFWYHHGERLGEPQSDSEFVDDNDIEKDDDEDEDEDEDEIPEILRDLYPAFNGDNMNTGSDDFVEEEPNPEAKRFYSLLKDFEQPLYECSKASKLSAMVKLLHIKSIGHWSNASFTMLLKMLKEDLLPDGSNLPGSYYEAKKIIRDLGLSYKKIDACKNNCMLYWKDDKFLESCKVCGASRWKEDKRNGETKSKCGKKIPCKILRYFPLMPRLQRLFMSSKTTSLMRWNFDERVDDGIMRHPADSVAWKTLDELHPSFATEPRNVRLGLASDGFQPFKSSKTPYSIWPVVLIPYNLPPWLCMKQENFILSMLIPGPESPGDAIDVYLQPLIEELKELWETGVETFDTSTRQNFMLHAALLWTINDFPAYANFSGWSTKGKLAYPCYNKETLSIRLENGKKQCYMRHRRFLPLNHNWRNDKDSFDGTKERKKPPKILSGNDILDQVADLDGITLSKDPKKKTKISHDSRGDNWNKKSIFFDLPYWKTLLLRHNLDVMHIEKIICDNILGTILNVNGKTKDTLNSRMDLQAMNIKKELHPIKRGDKYELPTACYTLSPEEKHKFFTFLKNLQVPDGFSSNISQCVNLKDRKLSGLKSHDCHVILQHLLPLAIRGMLCKSVLEPLIELSIFFNMLGAKCLRVDELEQIEAQIPITLCKLEKVFIPAFFDIMVHLPIHLANEAKIAGPIQYRWMYPVERWLYFLKSFIRNRACPEGSIAEGYLATECMTLCSRYLHTMETKFNRNERNYDGGAIESDGGLAVFSHPGKFLGSVDIAGVLDSPEFEQAHFYILKNCDEIQPFLEEFSQIPVDTSKNNSDIEWNRQFVSWLKIKVDMNPSKLENSGMGSTFKTNKHAYIRPGALASRRGKSLKPSGSVRVMVEQRTPIGQSKIFNASTSYQHEPAQNNILVPPGFDQIEDDVSLSTEVEVMQDTQTNETIVGPRESEKAKKVRGKNICKNVARLKPGEKLSVTFYQNRAVGKHATSFVRHLGILVRDRNMCPLRVHSWKDIEEDKLEHMWNAVTDKFVCDNMNDQKEHVLQHMRRLWNNWRGSLHNNMKAKPFRDALKDVPREINESDWEWLVKEHFLSDKFKETSTRNCVNRSKLRMPHRTGSKPIRQITYELGGKDGKPPSMDTMFFQTHKKDNKLVEPETIAKYDEIQKLVQSDSSLTNIEVVEKCFGPQRKSHVVGFGGGITAKELKGGNSSKAALLDKLNASEKENESLKIRMDELENKCERMDELESKYERLASAVFGQPSSPSSSNDQ, from the exons ATGCAACTTGTTCAAGATCGAGTTGATAATGCTTACATACTTGGGGTGGAGACATTTTTGGATTATGCTTTTACAAGATTGAGAGAAACGCAAGAAATACGTTGTCCATGTGTCAAATGTTGTAATGCATCTTCAAGAACTCGTAAGATGGTTAGGTCACATTTAATAGTATATGGAATAATCGAAAGTTATACTTTTTGGTATCATCACGGGGAGAGGTTAGGTGAGCCGCAGTCAGATTCTGAATTTGTGGACGATAATGACATTGAAAaggatgatgatgaggatgaggatGAGGATGAGGATGAAATACCTGAGATCTTAAGGGATTTATACCCCGCTTTCAATGGAGATAATATGAACACCGGTAGTGATGATTTTGTTGAGGAGGAACCAAATCCTGAAGCAAAACGATTCTATAGCCTGTTAAAGGATTTTGAGCAACCATTATACGAATGTTCAAAAGCTTCTAAACTTTCTGCTATGGTTAAATTGCTTCATATTAAAAGTATTGGTCATTGGAGTAATGCATCATTTACAATGTTGTTGAAGATGTTGAAGGAAGATTTATTACCTGATGGATCAAACTTGCCAGGTTCATATTACGAGGCAAAGAAGATAATTCGGGACCTTGGTCTTTCTTACAAGAAGATTGATGCGTGTAAGAATAATTGCATGTTATATTGGAAGGATGATAAATTTCTTGAGTCTTGCAAAGTTTGCGGCGCATCTAGATGGAAGGAGGATAAACGTAACGGGGAAACAAAATCTAAATGTGGGAAAAAGATACCATGCAAGATTTTACGTTATTTTCCTCTAATGCCCAGACTTCAAAGATTGTttatgtcctcgaaaacaacttCTTTGATGAGATGGAATTTTGATGAAAGAGTTGATGATGGAATAATGAGGCACCCGGCTGATTCGGTAGCATGGAAGACACTTGATGAACTTCACCCATCTTTTGCCACCGAGCCTCGTAATGTTCGACTTGGACTTGCTAGTGATGGTTTTCAACCATTTAAAAGTTCCAAAACTCCGTATAGCATTTGGCCTGTGGTACTTATTCCTTATAATTTACCACCTTGGTTATGCATGAAGCAAGAGAATTTTATTTTATCGATGCTTATTCCTGGTCCTGAAAGTCCCGGAGATGCAATTGATGTTTATCTCCAACCTTTGATAGAGGAATTGAAGGAATTATGGGAAACTGGAGTTGAGACCTTTGATACGTCAACTAGACAGAATTTTATGTTACATGCAGCTTTGTTATGGACCATTAATGACTTTCCAGCATATGCAAATTTTTCGGGATGGAGTACCAAAGGAAAATTGGCTTACCCATGTTACAATAAAGAAACTCTTTCAATTAGGTTGGAAAATGGTAAAAAGCAGTGTTATATGCGCCATAGACGCTTTCTTCCTCTTAATCACAATTGGCGGAATGATAAAGATTCATTTGATGGCACTAAGGAGCGGAAAAAACCACCAAAAATTCTATCTGGTAATGACATACTTGATCAAGTGGCTGATTTAGATGGGATAACACTATCAAAAGATCCAAAGAAGAAGACCAAAATATCACATGATAGTAGGGGTGATAATTGGAATAAGAAGAGTATTTTCTTTGATCTTCCATATTGGAAAACATTACTGTTGCGACATAATTTAGATGTGATGCACATTGAGAAAATTATATGTGATAATATTTTGGGGACAATCTTAAATGTGAATGGAAAAACCAAAGATACATTGAATTCTCGGATGGATTTGCAAGCAATGAACATAAAGAAAGAATTGCATCCGATAAAAAGGGGGGATAAATATGAGTTACCAACTGCATGTTACACATTGTCTCCTGAAGAAAAGCATAAGTTTTTCACTTTCTTAAAGAATTTACAGGTCCCAGATGGATTTTCATCAAATATTTCTCAATGTGTCAACCTGAAAGATCGCAAACTTTCAGGCTTGAAAAGTCATGATTGTCATGTTATTCTACAACATTTACTCCCACTTGCGATACGCGGTATGCTCTGCAAATCTGTGCTTGAACCACTTATTGAGTTGTCTATATTTTTCAACATGCTTGGAGCGAAATGCTTAAGAGTAGATGAGCTAGAGCAAATAGAAGCCCAAATTCCTATAACTCTGTGCAAGTTAGAAAAGGTCTTCATTCCTGCATTTTTTGATATCATGGTCCACTTGCCAATTCATTTAGCAAATGAAGCTAAGATTGCGGGACCTATTCAATATCGATGGATGTATCCAGTGGAGCGATGGCTATACTTTTTGAAGTCTTTTATTCGTAATAGGGCTTGCCCAGAAGGCTCCATTGCAGAGGGATATTTAGCAACTGAATGTATGACCTTATGTTCAAGGTATTTGCATACGATGGAAACAAAATTTAATCGCAATGAACGGAATTATGATGGTGGTGCTATTGAATCTGATGGAGGTTTAGCAGTTTTTTCTCACCCTGGAAAATTTTTAGGCAGTGTCGACATAGCGGGCGTTCTTGATTCACCAGAATTTGAGCAggcacatttttatattttgaagaaCTGTGATGAAATTCAACCATTTCTCGA AGAATTTTCACAAATTCCAGTTGATACGTCTAAAAACAATTCAGATATCGAATGGAATAGACAATTCGTTAGTTGGTTAAAAATAAag GTTGACATGAATCCATCAAAACTTGAGAACTCTGGAATGGGATCAACTTTCAAGACTAATAAGCATGCATACATTCGACCTGGTGCCTTAGCAAGTAGACGAGGGAAAAGCTTAAAACCTTCGGGCTCCGTAAGAGTAATGGTTGAACAAAGAACTCCAATTGGCCAAAGTAAAATTTTTAATGCATCCACATCTTATCAACATGAGCCAGCACAAAATAATATCCTTGTACCTCCTGGTTTTGATCAAATTGAAGATGATGTTTCCCTCTCTACAGAAGTTGAAGTGATGCAAGATACTCAGACAAACGAAACAA TTGTAGGTCCTCGTGAATCGGAGAAAGCAAAAAAGGTGAGAGGAAAGAACATTTGTAAAAATGTTGCAAGACTCAAACCTGGAGAAAAGTTGAGCGTCACTTTTTACCAGAATCGAGCTGTTGGGAAGCATGCTACCTCGTTTGTGAGACACTTAGGTATTTTAGTTCGTGATCGTAATATGTGCCCATTGAGGGTACACTCCTGGAAGGACATCGAAGAAGATAAGCTAGAACACATGTGGAATGCTGTTACT GATAAATTTGTCTGTGACAACATGAATGATCAAAAAGAACATGTCTTACAACATATGAGAAGGTTATGGAATAACTGGAGAGGATCACTGCACAATAATATGAAGGCTAAGCCATTCCGCGATGCTCTAAAAGATGTGCCAAGGGAGATAAACGAAAGTGATTGGGAATGGCTGGTTAAGGAGCATTTCTTAAGTGACAAGTTTAAG GAAACAAGTACAAGAAACTGCGTCAATAGGTCTAAGTTGAGAATGCCTCATCGTACGGGTAGTAAGCCTATTAGACAGATAACATATGAATTG GGAGGTAAAGATGGTAAACCACCAAGCATGGATACTATGTTCTTCCAGACTCATAAGAAGGATAACAAGCTTGTCGAACCTGAAACAATTGCAAAATAT GATGAAATCCAAAAATTGGTTCAATCTGATTCGTCACTTACAAATATTGAAGTCGTAGAAAAGTGCTTTGGACCTCAACGTAAGAGTCATGTAGTTGGATTTGGTGGTGGGATAACCGCTAAAGAGTTGAAAGGTGGTAACTCTTCAAAGGCTGCCTTGTTAGATAAGTTGAATGcaagtgaaaaagaaaatgaatCACTAAAAATACGCATGGATGAGTTAGAGAATAAATGTGAACGCATGGATGAGCTAGAGAGTAAATATGAACGGCTTGCAAGTGCAGTGTTTGGTCAGCCTTCATCACCATCATCTTCAAATGATCAATAG
- the LOC132624054 gene encoding uncharacterized protein LOC132624054 isoform X2 — MQLVQDRVDNAYILGVETFLDYAFTRLRETQEIRCPCVKCCNASSRTRKMVRSHLIVYGIIESYTFWYHHGERLGEPQSDSEFVDDNDIEKDDDEDEDEDEDEIPEILRDLYPAFNGDNMNTGSDDFVEEEPNPEAKRFYSLLKDFEQPLYECSKASKLSAMVKLLHIKSIGHWSNASFTMLLKMLKEDLLPDGSNLPGSYYEAKKIIRDLGLSYKKIDACKNNCMLYWKDDKFLESCKVCGASRWKEDKRNGETKSKCGKKIPCKILRYFPLMPRLQRLFMSSKTTSLMRWNFDERVDDGIMRHPADSVAWKTLDELHPSFATEPRNVRLGLASDGFQPFKSSKTPYSIWPVVLIPYNLPPWLCMKQENFILSMLIPGPESPGDAIDVYLQPLIEELKELWETGVETFDTSTRQNFMLHAALLWTINDFPAYANFSGWSTKGKLAYPCYNKETLSIRLENGKKQCYMRHRRFLPLNHNWRNDKDSFDGTKERKKPPKILSGNDILDQVADLDGITLSKDPKKKTKISHDSRGDNWNKKSIFFDLPYWKTLLLRHNLDVMHIEKIICDNILGTILNVNGKTKDTLNSRMDLQAMNIKKELHPIKRGDKYELPTACYTLSPEEKHKFFTFLKNLQVPDGFSSNISQCVNLKDRKLSGLKSHDCHVILQHLLPLAIRGMLCKSVLEPLIELSIFFNMLGAKCLRVDELEQIEAQIPITLCKLEKVFIPAFFDIMVHLPIHLANEAKIAGPIQYRWMYPVERWLYFLKSFIRNRACPEGSIAEGYLATECMTLCSRYLHTMETKFNRNERNYDGGAIESDGGLAVFSHPGKFLGSVDIAGVLDSPEFEQAHFYILKNCDEIQPFLEEFSQIPVDTSKNNSDIEWNRQFVSWLKIKVDMNPSKLENSGMGSTFKTNKHAYIRPGALASRRGKSLKPSGSVRVMVEQRTPIGQSKIFNASTSYQHEPAQNNILVPPGFDQIEDDVSLSTEVEVMQDTQTNETSPRESEKAKKVRGKNICKNVARLKPGEKLSVTFYQNRAVGKHATSFVRHLGILVRDRNMCPLRVHSWKDIEEDKLEHMWNAVTDKFVCDNMNDQKEHVLQHMRRLWNNWRGSLHNNMKAKPFRDALKDVPREINESDWEWLVKEHFLSDKFKETSTRNCVNRSKLRMPHRTGSKPIRQITYELGGKDGKPPSMDTMFFQTHKKDNKLVEPETIAKYDEIQKLVQSDSSLTNIEVVEKCFGPQRKSHVVGFGGGITAKELKGGNSSKAALLDKLNASEKENESLKIRMDELENKCERMDELESKYERLASAVFGQPSSPSSSNDQ, encoded by the exons ATGCAACTTGTTCAAGATCGAGTTGATAATGCTTACATACTTGGGGTGGAGACATTTTTGGATTATGCTTTTACAAGATTGAGAGAAACGCAAGAAATACGTTGTCCATGTGTCAAATGTTGTAATGCATCTTCAAGAACTCGTAAGATGGTTAGGTCACATTTAATAGTATATGGAATAATCGAAAGTTATACTTTTTGGTATCATCACGGGGAGAGGTTAGGTGAGCCGCAGTCAGATTCTGAATTTGTGGACGATAATGACATTGAAAaggatgatgatgaggatgaggatGAGGATGAGGATGAAATACCTGAGATCTTAAGGGATTTATACCCCGCTTTCAATGGAGATAATATGAACACCGGTAGTGATGATTTTGTTGAGGAGGAACCAAATCCTGAAGCAAAACGATTCTATAGCCTGTTAAAGGATTTTGAGCAACCATTATACGAATGTTCAAAAGCTTCTAAACTTTCTGCTATGGTTAAATTGCTTCATATTAAAAGTATTGGTCATTGGAGTAATGCATCATTTACAATGTTGTTGAAGATGTTGAAGGAAGATTTATTACCTGATGGATCAAACTTGCCAGGTTCATATTACGAGGCAAAGAAGATAATTCGGGACCTTGGTCTTTCTTACAAGAAGATTGATGCGTGTAAGAATAATTGCATGTTATATTGGAAGGATGATAAATTTCTTGAGTCTTGCAAAGTTTGCGGCGCATCTAGATGGAAGGAGGATAAACGTAACGGGGAAACAAAATCTAAATGTGGGAAAAAGATACCATGCAAGATTTTACGTTATTTTCCTCTAATGCCCAGACTTCAAAGATTGTttatgtcctcgaaaacaacttCTTTGATGAGATGGAATTTTGATGAAAGAGTTGATGATGGAATAATGAGGCACCCGGCTGATTCGGTAGCATGGAAGACACTTGATGAACTTCACCCATCTTTTGCCACCGAGCCTCGTAATGTTCGACTTGGACTTGCTAGTGATGGTTTTCAACCATTTAAAAGTTCCAAAACTCCGTATAGCATTTGGCCTGTGGTACTTATTCCTTATAATTTACCACCTTGGTTATGCATGAAGCAAGAGAATTTTATTTTATCGATGCTTATTCCTGGTCCTGAAAGTCCCGGAGATGCAATTGATGTTTATCTCCAACCTTTGATAGAGGAATTGAAGGAATTATGGGAAACTGGAGTTGAGACCTTTGATACGTCAACTAGACAGAATTTTATGTTACATGCAGCTTTGTTATGGACCATTAATGACTTTCCAGCATATGCAAATTTTTCGGGATGGAGTACCAAAGGAAAATTGGCTTACCCATGTTACAATAAAGAAACTCTTTCAATTAGGTTGGAAAATGGTAAAAAGCAGTGTTATATGCGCCATAGACGCTTTCTTCCTCTTAATCACAATTGGCGGAATGATAAAGATTCATTTGATGGCACTAAGGAGCGGAAAAAACCACCAAAAATTCTATCTGGTAATGACATACTTGATCAAGTGGCTGATTTAGATGGGATAACACTATCAAAAGATCCAAAGAAGAAGACCAAAATATCACATGATAGTAGGGGTGATAATTGGAATAAGAAGAGTATTTTCTTTGATCTTCCATATTGGAAAACATTACTGTTGCGACATAATTTAGATGTGATGCACATTGAGAAAATTATATGTGATAATATTTTGGGGACAATCTTAAATGTGAATGGAAAAACCAAAGATACATTGAATTCTCGGATGGATTTGCAAGCAATGAACATAAAGAAAGAATTGCATCCGATAAAAAGGGGGGATAAATATGAGTTACCAACTGCATGTTACACATTGTCTCCTGAAGAAAAGCATAAGTTTTTCACTTTCTTAAAGAATTTACAGGTCCCAGATGGATTTTCATCAAATATTTCTCAATGTGTCAACCTGAAAGATCGCAAACTTTCAGGCTTGAAAAGTCATGATTGTCATGTTATTCTACAACATTTACTCCCACTTGCGATACGCGGTATGCTCTGCAAATCTGTGCTTGAACCACTTATTGAGTTGTCTATATTTTTCAACATGCTTGGAGCGAAATGCTTAAGAGTAGATGAGCTAGAGCAAATAGAAGCCCAAATTCCTATAACTCTGTGCAAGTTAGAAAAGGTCTTCATTCCTGCATTTTTTGATATCATGGTCCACTTGCCAATTCATTTAGCAAATGAAGCTAAGATTGCGGGACCTATTCAATATCGATGGATGTATCCAGTGGAGCGATGGCTATACTTTTTGAAGTCTTTTATTCGTAATAGGGCTTGCCCAGAAGGCTCCATTGCAGAGGGATATTTAGCAACTGAATGTATGACCTTATGTTCAAGGTATTTGCATACGATGGAAACAAAATTTAATCGCAATGAACGGAATTATGATGGTGGTGCTATTGAATCTGATGGAGGTTTAGCAGTTTTTTCTCACCCTGGAAAATTTTTAGGCAGTGTCGACATAGCGGGCGTTCTTGATTCACCAGAATTTGAGCAggcacatttttatattttgaagaaCTGTGATGAAATTCAACCATTTCTCGA AGAATTTTCACAAATTCCAGTTGATACGTCTAAAAACAATTCAGATATCGAATGGAATAGACAATTCGTTAGTTGGTTAAAAATAAag GTTGACATGAATCCATCAAAACTTGAGAACTCTGGAATGGGATCAACTTTCAAGACTAATAAGCATGCATACATTCGACCTGGTGCCTTAGCAAGTAGACGAGGGAAAAGCTTAAAACCTTCGGGCTCCGTAAGAGTAATGGTTGAACAAAGAACTCCAATTGGCCAAAGTAAAATTTTTAATGCATCCACATCTTATCAACATGAGCCAGCACAAAATAATATCCTTGTACCTCCTGGTTTTGATCAAATTGAAGATGATGTTTCCCTCTCTACAGAAGTTGAAGTGATGCAAGATACTCAGACAAACGAAACAA GTCCTCGTGAATCGGAGAAAGCAAAAAAGGTGAGAGGAAAGAACATTTGTAAAAATGTTGCAAGACTCAAACCTGGAGAAAAGTTGAGCGTCACTTTTTACCAGAATCGAGCTGTTGGGAAGCATGCTACCTCGTTTGTGAGACACTTAGGTATTTTAGTTCGTGATCGTAATATGTGCCCATTGAGGGTACACTCCTGGAAGGACATCGAAGAAGATAAGCTAGAACACATGTGGAATGCTGTTACT GATAAATTTGTCTGTGACAACATGAATGATCAAAAAGAACATGTCTTACAACATATGAGAAGGTTATGGAATAACTGGAGAGGATCACTGCACAATAATATGAAGGCTAAGCCATTCCGCGATGCTCTAAAAGATGTGCCAAGGGAGATAAACGAAAGTGATTGGGAATGGCTGGTTAAGGAGCATTTCTTAAGTGACAAGTTTAAG GAAACAAGTACAAGAAACTGCGTCAATAGGTCTAAGTTGAGAATGCCTCATCGTACGGGTAGTAAGCCTATTAGACAGATAACATATGAATTG GGAGGTAAAGATGGTAAACCACCAAGCATGGATACTATGTTCTTCCAGACTCATAAGAAGGATAACAAGCTTGTCGAACCTGAAACAATTGCAAAATAT GATGAAATCCAAAAATTGGTTCAATCTGATTCGTCACTTACAAATATTGAAGTCGTAGAAAAGTGCTTTGGACCTCAACGTAAGAGTCATGTAGTTGGATTTGGTGGTGGGATAACCGCTAAAGAGTTGAAAGGTGGTAACTCTTCAAAGGCTGCCTTGTTAGATAAGTTGAATGcaagtgaaaaagaaaatgaatCACTAAAAATACGCATGGATGAGTTAGAGAATAAATGTGAACGCATGGATGAGCTAGAGAGTAAATATGAACGGCTTGCAAGTGCAGTGTTTGGTCAGCCTTCATCACCATCATCTTCAAATGATCAATAG